CGGAAGCGTTCGGAATCCGGGAGGTTCATTATCAAGGCGCCAACCCCGAGCACGTGGTGGACGACTCCAGCGTATCCCTGGTGCGCGACCCTGAAAAGTGCATCCTGTGCCGGCGCTGCGTCTCAGTATGTGAAAAAGTGCAGACGGTATGCGCGATCGGCCCGCAGGGGCGCGGTTTCGACACCGTTATCGCGCCGGGCGTGGACACAGTTTTAGCCCAATCAAATTGTGTAAACTGCAGCCAGTGTGTGCTGGTTTGCCCGACAGGAGCTCTATGTGAGCGGGATCAGACTGAAGAAGTCTGGGCCGCCCTGGCCGATCCCAAAAAACATGTCGTGGTCCAGACCGCCCCGGCGGTGCGTGTCGCCATCGGTGAAATGTTCGGCATGAAGCCGGGCAGCGTCGCGACCGGACAAATGGTTGCCGCGATCAGGAGGCTCGGTTTCGACAAAGTCTTCGACACCGACTTTACCGCCGACCTGACCATCATGGAAGAAGGCAGCGAGTTGCTCGAAAGGATCAAGACCGGTGGCACCCTGCCGCTGATTACCTCGTGCAGCCCCGGCTGGATTAAGTTCATCGAGCACTTCTACCCGACCCTGCTGCCGCATGTGTCCACATGCAAATCACCGCAGCAGATGTTCGGCGCCCTGGCCAAAACCTTCTACCCTGAAAAAGCGGGGATAGACCCGGCCGACGTCTTTTCAGTGTCGATCATGCCCTGCACCGCCAAGAAGTTCGAGGCACAGCGCCCGGAAATGAATGCGAGCGGCTATCAGGACGTGGACGTTGTGCTGACCACCAGGGAACTCGGCCGCATGTTCAAGCAGGCGGGTATAGATTTCAACGAACTACCCGAGGAAAATTACGATGACCCGCTGGGCATCTCGACCGGCGCGGCGGTAATCTTCGGCGCGACCGGCGGCGTGATGGAAGCCGCGCTGCGCACAGTCTATGAAATAGTTACCGGGGAAACCCTGGCGTCGGTAGATTTTGTCGACGTGCGCGGTTTGGTAGGAGTCAAGGAAGCCTCCGTCAAAGTTGGCGACCTGGACGTAAAAGTAGCCGTGGCGCACGGGCTGGGCAACGCCAGGAAGCTGCTGGACGCCCTGCAGGCCGGCGAAGCGAACTACCACTTCATCGAGATCATGTGCTGCCCGGGCGGCTGCATCGGCGGCGGCGGCCAGCCAATCCCGACCAACTATGAAATCAGGCAACAGCGGATTGACGGCATATACACCGCCGACGAAGCCATGACCTTGCGGAAATCCCACGAGAACCCCGCGGTCCAGTATTTGTACAAGGAATTTTTAGAGAAGCCGCTGGGGCATAAGTCTCATGAACTGCTGCACACCAAATACACCCCGCGCGGGCAGTATAATCAGTTATAAAGTATTTCAAATAATGAACAAAGCAAAGAGCCTCCAACTGGGGGCTCTTTGCTTGTACGACAGGCAGCCGGACCTGTTCCGGCAAAGGTTATGGTTATTATTCTTTGTAATCGCTGTCCAATACACCTGTATCGTCTTCACCAGCGTACCAGGATTCCTTGCCACTTTGAAAGAGGTCAATCCCCCGGGCGATTGCAATAGTCAAAACGATGGCGATAACCATTTCCGCGATGGATTGGGGAATGATGGCAGTCAAAGCATCCAGAGTAATGTAACCCC
This DNA window, taken from Pelotomaculum isophthalicicum JI, encodes the following:
- a CDS encoding NADH-dependent [FeFe] hydrogenase, group A6 gives rise to the protein MPMVTLTIDGKEVQVEQGTTVLEAAKKVNINIPTLCYLKDINVIGACRICVVEVKGARTLQAACVTPATENMVVLTNTAAVRNSRRMTLELILSNHPFQCPTCVRNQNCELQSLAEAFGIREVHYQGANPEHVVDDSSVSLVRDPEKCILCRRCVSVCEKVQTVCAIGPQGRGFDTVIAPGVDTVLAQSNCVNCSQCVLVCPTGALCERDQTEEVWAALADPKKHVVVQTAPAVRVAIGEMFGMKPGSVATGQMVAAIRRLGFDKVFDTDFTADLTIMEEGSELLERIKTGGTLPLITSCSPGWIKFIEHFYPTLLPHVSTCKSPQQMFGALAKTFYPEKAGIDPADVFSVSIMPCTAKKFEAQRPEMNASGYQDVDVVLTTRELGRMFKQAGIDFNELPEENYDDPLGISTGAAVIFGATGGVMEAALRTVYEIVTGETLASVDFVDVRGLVGVKEASVKVGDLDVKVAVAHGLGNARKLLDALQAGEANYHFIEIMCCPGGCIGGGGQPIPTNYEIRQQRIDGIYTADEAMTLRKSHENPAVQYLYKEFLEKPLGHKSHELLHTKYTPRGQYNQL